In one Corallococcus sp. EGB genomic region, the following are encoded:
- a CDS encoding molybdenum cofactor biosynthesis protein B, whose amino-acid sequence MHVSAFVVTCSDSRDASHDRSGKDLRDGLSAAGHTVAGHAVVKDDPEAIRGALAQAQAAGARAVLFTGGTGIGRRDCTVETLRALFEKELPGFGELFRMLSFQRIGSPAMMSRATAGTYQGMILFALPGSPQAVKLALDALILPELGHAVRELTR is encoded by the coding sequence GTGCACGTCAGCGCGTTCGTGGTGACGTGCTCGGACAGCCGGGACGCGTCGCACGACCGCAGCGGGAAGGACCTGCGCGACGGTCTGTCCGCCGCGGGGCACACCGTCGCCGGGCACGCGGTGGTGAAGGATGATCCGGAGGCCATCCGGGGCGCGCTCGCGCAGGCGCAGGCGGCGGGGGCCCGCGCGGTGCTCTTCACGGGCGGCACGGGCATTGGCCGCCGCGATTGCACGGTGGAGACGCTGCGCGCGCTCTTCGAGAAGGAGCTGCCCGGCTTCGGCGAGCTGTTCCGCATGCTGTCGTTCCAGCGCATCGGCAGCCCCGCGATGATGTCTCGCGCCACGGCGGGCACGTACCAGGGGATGATCCTCTTCGCGCTGCCGGGCTCGCCCCAGGCGGTGAAGCTGGCGCTGGACGCGCTCATCCTCCCGGAGCTGGGCCACGCGGTGCGCGAGCTCACGCGTTAG
- a CDS encoding Rieske 2Fe-2S domain-containing protein — MTKIKLGPADFAEREMRGYEIGKRNVCIAKIHGRYKGLDDWCNHAGCLLSGGRLEDNMVVCPCHEVGFDMDTGKNATSPGVCDDQPTVQLAVEDGNLVVDLPDV; from the coding sequence ATGACGAAGATCAAGCTGGGCCCCGCGGACTTCGCCGAGAGGGAGATGCGGGGTTACGAAATCGGCAAGCGCAACGTCTGCATCGCGAAGATCCACGGCCGCTACAAGGGCCTCGACGACTGGTGCAACCACGCGGGGTGTCTGCTGTCGGGCGGACGCCTGGAGGACAACATGGTCGTGTGCCCCTGCCATGAGGTCGGCTTCGACATGGACACAGGCAAGAACGCGACCTCTCCCGGCGTCTGTGATGACCAGCCGACGGTGCAGCTCGCGGTCGAGGACGGGAATCTCGTCGTCGACCTGCCGGACGTCTGA